CGCCTCCCGCTTCTTGCCGCGCGCCACCTCCAGTCTCGTCACGGCCGCGGCCCGTCGCGCCTTCGCCGCGCGGCGCTGCGCCTCGGCCTCTTCCACGCGCGCGTCCGCCTTCCTCTCCTCGTCCTCCACTCTCAGCCGCAGCTCCTCGTACCTCCGCGCTGACACCGCCACGACGTCGTGGTGGGCGCTttcgtcttcgtcgtcgtcgccgtctcTTCCCGCGGAACGTGCGGCGAGCTGCTCGGCCGCCGCGGCCGCGGACCACGTTAGCGCGTGGGTCTCCGCCGCGATGGCGCGCTCGGCGAGCTGCAGCGCGCGCGCCGCCTGGCGACGGACGAGCACCCGGCGCTCCAGCGCGTCCTTGGCGCCGCGCGCCGCGGCCAGCTCCAGCAGGATCCGCCGGAGCTCGTCGCGGCCACTGTCGGCGATCCGGCGGAGCTCGTCCACCACAGCCTGCTTCCTGCCCTCCTCCTCCTGCCTCGCGATGATGGCACCGTTCGTGGACTCGATGAGCGATTTGAGTGCCGGTATCTCGGCGGCCGTCGCGGCGAGGCGGCTCTTGGCCGCGGCCAGCTCCGCCCGGAGCGCCTCGAGATCATCAACGGGCGGCGGCATGGTGGATgcaagcgccgccgctgccgccgccgccacgcgcgCGGGGTGCACCTCGTCCATTGTCCCCGTGAGGTCCATGAAGATAGTGGCGGGTGGTCTGAGAATGAGAGGCTCGATCGTCGCTTGGTTATTTCGTAGGTTAGACCGGCAACAATTTGACGTTGTTCTCATCGGTATATGCTCTCATTTGGGGGGCAATAGCTAGGTGGGTTTTTGTCTTCTTTTGCTGCattgtttgttttgtttctttgatAAGTTTGATGCCCAATGTCCTGGTCAGACTGAAGCTGCACAGCTAACTTTGCATCGTGGAGATTTCAGGCTAGAAATAGAGGTTGTCGTGGATCCGACATTAAGAGTGTCACGGAAGGAACATTCAGAGTGTCACGGAAGGAACATGATTGTGTAAACTACGTGTTACCACTGAGAATGTATTACAAAAGGAGAAACTATAATAAACCCAGATTTTGAGAGACCAGTAGAAGACCGCTTAAACCCGAAACATTCAGAAAATTGCCTGTTATCGCACGCACACACAGACACTCCCACAGACGACCACTAAAACGGTTAAACCCCGAAATATTCAGAGAGAAAAAAACAAGACAAAACTAAGCAAGTGCCTCTTGAAGCAGGGAAGGGCCGCCACTATAAATTCATCGATCTATACAGAAGCTCGATAGAACAGTGAAACATCGCCTCTTAATACCTCGGAGAGCGGAAGGTTGCGAGACGCAAATAAACAAATATTGAAATTAAGACAGGAAGAATAACCAAATGGGCACAAAGAGCTAATGTTAAACATGTACAAGAAGGTGGTAATAATACGAAATATTTCCATCTTATTGCAAACGGAAAACATAGGAAAAAAATTTCTAGTTGGAGCAAGACGAGGGGACAATAGTCGGTGATGAAAATCTAAAAGTGTTTATTTCAGAGTATTACAAGAAGTTATTTGGGGCGCCGGTCCAGAATAATTTCTCGCTGTATCATGATACACATTCTGCTATCCCTCAAGTGTCTAGGGAGGAGAACGTGATGCTCACAACAAAGTTCACGGAGGAGGAGGTTTCTGAGGCTGAAAGAACAtgtagcccccatgtgtggttttggtatttGATGACGTGGACTAACAGTTGTattgagaatctatcttaggtcgtgtccatagccatatgttggtctcaaggttgcaatgaagaagatcgagttcgatgtagaggatggatgaagacggtgtagaagatgaagagggatgaagacggcgtagaacatggatgaagacggtggtgtgcgtagaacatggatgaagacggtgacgTGTATgttggaagaagacggtggcatgtacaaggttgaagagggaggaagacggagcttgctgactcgagtggaacgcgcaaggacaaggtttatgctcgataggatagtgggtcgcatcatcggagagagctcaaaccttgcatgcatagcatcgtgtttcttggttgttcttggttcttatccatgagatgttcgatagcttgtgttcattctcatgacaagctctagctcatcggaaacggattccggatgcatcgcatgttgcatgtgcgagggtgatgattttcccgatataccatactgagaggttacacctctatgaccataagaaaatcatcatccactttttttcatgttttcaccttgtgtagaggtagctcttgtcgccctctttctaGCAAAATTGGTTTCGCTGCATTCCGAGTTTCTTAGCTCAAGATATTGCATTTACAGTTTTGCAGTTTAAATAGAAAAAGGAAAACTGGGCGGTACTACCGTGCGCAGTACCGGCAGGGCATCTGCAAGCCCAGGAGCCCTGGCCGGTACCGGACCGGTACTGGGCCGGTAGTAACGGCCGGCCCGTTACCTTCTTCCTTCCACACCATCTCCACCCAACCAGCCAACTCTTACCAGGCCGCCACCGCACCAATCCCCCGGCCTAGCTCCCGCGCCTGGCCGCTTGCCCGCCTTGGGCCGCCGCTGTAGGgatttgttgcatagaaaacaaaaaatttcctaccgcgaacacgcaatccaagccaagatgcaatctagaagacggtagcaacgaggggtttatcgagtctcacccttgaagagattccaaagcctacaagagtaggctcttgttgctgcggtagacgttcacttgccgcttgcaaaagcgcgtagaagatcttgatcacgatcgcttccggcgccacgaacgggcagcacctccgtactcggtcacacattcggttgttgatgaagacgacatccacctccccgttccagcaggcagcggaagtagtagctcctcttgaatccgacagcacgacggcgtggtgtcggtggtggtggagaaatccggcggagcttcgcttaagcgtgcgggatgtggtggaggagagataccgctagggtttgaggagagagggggaggctagggcaccggccaagggcagccctaggtggtgcggccaaggctgaggcttgaagtggtcagccccctctcctatgcccctcattatataggtggaagccccaagagttctagtccaagtcttcgaataagaccccaacactaaaacctcccatatgtgggaaacctactcaaggagggagtcctacccaaggtgggactcccacctttccttgaggtggggtggccggccacctttaggtggagtccacctgggactcttccctttagggctggccggccatgctagtggagtctcttcgggactccactttctaaagtgccattcttccggacttttctagaaccttctagaacctgccataaatgcaccggatcatttccaaacttggaatatgacttcctatatatgaatcttattctccggaccattccggaactcctcgtgatttccgggatctcatccgggactccgaacaaatattcgaactccattccttattcaagtactaccatttcaacatccaactttaagtgtgtcaccctacggttcgtgaactatgcggacatggttgagtactcactccgaccaataaccaatagcgggatctggagatccataatggctcccacatattcaacgatgactttagtgatcgaatgaaccattcacatacaataccaattccctttgtcacgcgatattttacttgtccgaggtttgatcttcggtatcactctataccttgttcaacctcatctcctgacaagtactctttactcgtaccgtggtatgtggtctcttatgaactcattcatatgcttgcaagacattagacgacattccaccgagagggcccagagtatatctatccgtcatcggaatggacaaatcccactgttgatccatatgcctcaacttatactttccggatacttaatcccacctttatagccacccatttacgcagtggtgtttggtgtaatcaaagtacctttccggtataagtgatttacatgatctcatggtcataaggactaggtaactatgtatcgaaagcttatagcaaataacttaatgacgagatcttatgctacgcttaattgggtgtatccattacatcattcatacaatgacataaccttgttattaataacatccaatgttcatgattatgaaactaatcatccattaatcaacaagctagtttaagaggcatactagggacttcttgttgtctacatatcacacatgtactaatgtttcggttaatacaattatagcatgatatataaacatttatcataaacataaagatataaataataaccactttattattgcctctagggcatatctccttcagtctcccacttgcactagagtcaataatctagtttacatttgtaaagatataacaccttggccttctggtgttttatcatgtttcgctcacgggagaggttttagtcaacggatctgacatgctcagaaacgtatgtattttgtaattcatttgcgtctcaacgcatcactcatttccaaatgagtcggcattaaatatgtttggtcttctggtggaaccttaattccgcggtctgaaatatgtcactaatattgtcacacacaatatagcttcaaagttctgacactatcggaactacaccaagttctcaaagaacttcttgacttaacatcctcagtcattgtcaaaacaatgacatactctgcctttcgtttgtagaatccgtcacaatatttagaactcttctaaatctaacatagacaacttctagctcattgtgctacctttaaaacaacatttagtctaatttgagattgaaattctatttttatatgtgacaaaacaaatatcggtgtaatcacattacagcgatttgtttgtcatttctccatacaaaactatatatatatccttggttcttctaaagtactcaaggatactcttactgtcgtccaatgatcatctcatgaatcattctggtatatgctcataacattttagcgcacaggacatctgattgtgtacatattattcgtgatccataatcactcatgtgtttttactcattgagtatcagatacactcaagtcttgttaaaacttcacatgacaagaacattttcttaatatttctatattgaactatttcaatatccattctatgtactttgacttaaacttattttgtgtttcaatctatcttcatagatcttgacactagatatgtttcagtccatatcctttcattgaaattaatttctcaatgaaaccttttaatcaagtatataattacatcatttataaccaactatatgtcacctacataaagtattataaatatgtcttagcgctcccacttaatttcttgcaaatgcaagcctcttcatcgtctctgatgaaatcaaaaaactctttgactatttcatctggtgaagattctaactccgtgatacttacttcatccaattgaagttcgtatacttatctagtattccacggaccagcaaaactcttggttgtatcttgttgatgtctacgcccccctccttttcctatagacagtgttgggcctccaagagcagaggtttgtagaacagcagcaagtttttccttaagtggatcacccaaggtttatcgaactcagggaggaagaggtcaaagatatccctctcaagcaaccctgcaaccacaaagcaagaagtctcttgtgtccccaacacaccaaataggtgcactagttcggcgaagagatagtgaaatacaggtggtatgaatatatctgagcagtagcaacggtgccaggaaatagcttgttggcgtgtagttgatggtggtagtattgcagcagtagtaacgcagtaaaacagtaaacaagcagtaatagcagtatttaggaacaaggcctagggatcatactttcactagtggacactctcaacattgatcacataatagaatagataaatgcatactctacactcttgttggatgatgaacacattgcgtaggattacacgaaccctcaatgccggagttaacaagctccacaattcaatgttcatatttaaataaccttagagtgcatgaaagatcaattcgactaaaccaagtactaacatagcatgcacactgtcaccttcatgctatgtaggaggaataatacacatcaatactatcatagcaatagttaacttcataatctacaagagatcataatcatagcataaaccaagtactaacacggatgcacacactgtcaccattacaccgtgtaggaggaataaaactactttaataacatcactagagtagcacatagataaattgtgatacaaaatacattgcaatcataaagagatataaataagcacttcactatgccattcataacagtgaataagtattctgtgaaatatagcctaagagacccacacggtgcacacactgtcacctttacacacgtgggacaaggagtctccggagatcacataagtaaaattcacttgactagcataatgacatctacattacaagcatcatcatatgaatctcaatcatgtaaagcagctcatgagattattgtattgaagcacatatgagagagatgaaccacatagctaccggtacagccccgagcctcgatggagaactactccctcctcatgggagcagcagcgatgatgaagatggcggtggagatggcagcggtgtcgatggagaagccttccgggggcacttccctgttccggcggcgtgccggaacagagactcctgtcccccagatcttggcctcgcgatggcggcggctctggaaggtttttgtgggtttcgtcgaacgtgatagggttttcgcgacggaggctttaaataggcggaagggcagcctcggagggggcctggggccaccacaccatagggcggcgcggcccccccctctggccgcgccagggtgtggtgtggggcccccagggcttccctctggcggctctcgggtgttctggatggttccgggaaaaataggaacctgggcgttgatttcatccgattccgagaatatttcgttactaggatttctgaaaccaaaaacagcagaaaacaggaactggcacttcggcatcttgttaatatgttagttccagaaaatgcacgaatatgacataaagtgtgcataaaacatgtagataacatcaataatgtggcatggaacataagaaattatcgatacgtcggagacgtatcacttgtatacacctttaatacacacttctgataagtaatgtattttgccatcctactaacatatatcataaaagaaatatgtagtgattactagaataatccacatagactataagcattgctacggaagatctaatcttgttgtagtcaactatttgaactttgtcgtaaataacttttcgacaagtcaagcttcttcaatgatatttcatccaagtccatcaattttatagatccatttactttcaaaaaagtattcatctatcttggatttcatggcgtatagccattttaacggagtcagggcccatcatagcttctttgtttgtagttggtttatcattgttcataatcaatcctttgtccacaaatcatttatttgatcacaaagtaaaccatacctacaaggttcaatatgtacttcgatctccatggctaaaacactttgtagtcatgggagccatgatcgtcgtggtcgcttccggaaccaatttccgatgctgcgctacactgatcattatgctcaggttcataaacctcatcaaattatattgtcctcccactcaaatacttcactagaaacaatttcttggaaataagaaacattgacaaacacttttgtctttgtctacatagtgggaagaattcccaatcaattctctgggataaccaacaaagacattcatccgattttggttgtaaacttatttacttatgctatgcataccaaaattttaagaaaagactattaggattcatacccataccataactcgtatggtgtcatttcaacggatcatgatgatgctctattaagtgtaaaagcggtagtcactaaagcataatccacaaaaatataatggcgtcataatattttatctcatcattaatccaacaaggtttggatacatctctcggatacttcatcatcactatgatactccaagaaacgtgagttgtagaacaattttataactctcttagatgttcactaaaactcgtaattcaaatatttccaccatgatcctatcatagatatttaacttttctattacgatgatttctacttcatgctgaaatttatttgaatccattcaaatgtttcaaacttcttccttattgaatatatccacatatatatactcaattcattgttggaagttttcatgaagtagaagaatctcccgcacacaactatgcccagtgaaccatatacatcatcatgtatttttcactaagttagcgtctgctcaactcttggcctatgaacggtattttaatcattctctttagaaaagatttgcaagcgccaaatgattcaaaaaatcaaatgactccagaaatccatttgcatggagttccttcatgtgttcctttctaacatgacctaaatggcggttccacaaataagtggaattcaaatcatttgccttatggcattttagcgtcagtgttatgtatgtgtgtttcaccattaagatttataataacttatccatcgtacatggagtaatgtcataatttaaacaactcattgtttttatttgaccagagcaaaataacaatttattaagctctttattataaattctaagggctagatagaatgccaatgatgaacataataacactttatttttgttcctgacgtgcattcctattcatattccttgtcagtcacttaggccattgtattcttgtattgcgttgttttgtatgacacttcataccaaccaatatagtactaatacccaagaatttcatagtgtgagttaactaggaatatgatacgcgtacaacacgcgtccgttgggaaccccaagaggaaggtgtgatgcatacagtggcaagttttccctcagtatgaaaccaaggtttatcgaaccagtaggagccaagaagcacgttgaaggttgatggcggcgggatgtagtgcggcgcaacaccagagattccggcgccaacgtggaacctgcacaacacaac
This region of Lolium perenne isolate Kyuss_39 chromosome 2, Kyuss_2.0, whole genome shotgun sequence genomic DNA includes:
- the LOC127328575 gene encoding uncharacterized protein is translated as MRTTSNCCRSNLRNNQATIEPLILRPPATIFMDLTGTMDEVHPARVAAAAAAALASTMPPPVDDLEALRAELAAAKSRLAATAAEIPALKSLIESTNGAIIARQEEEGRKQAVVDELRRIADSGRDELRRILLELAAARGAKDALERRVLVRRQAARALQLAERAIAAETHALTWSAAAAAEQLAARSAGRDGDDDEDESAHHDVVAVSARRYEELRLRVEDEERKADARVEEAEAQRRAAKARRAAAVTRLEVARGKKREAAQDARRRDDVDHRRGKTVTGKGHDVKSRGWRVCLVVKKKLGGLCNVPKA